Proteins encoded together in one Halalkaliarchaeum sp. AArc-CO window:
- a CDS encoding 4Fe-4S dicluster domain-containing protein has protein sequence MSANTDAADETGPDLSPKSFGVENESMEDKLYTVKYEDAGESHLDVKVPGICEERCVNDDCVNVCPADVWQRDDDGVPHIYYENCLECGSCRWGCRHGNVVWTYPERGAGVTYKKG, from the coding sequence ATGAGCGCAAACACTGACGCGGCCGACGAGACCGGACCGGACCTCTCCCCGAAGTCGTTCGGGGTCGAGAACGAATCGATGGAAGACAAGCTGTACACCGTCAAGTACGAGGATGCCGGCGAATCCCACCTGGACGTGAAGGTGCCCGGCATCTGCGAAGAGCGGTGTGTAAACGACGACTGCGTGAACGTCTGTCCGGCAGACGTCTGGCAGCGGGACGACGACGGCGTACCGCACATCTACTACGAGAACTGCCTGGAGTGTGGCAGCTGTCGGTGGGGCTGTCGCCACGGCAACGTCGTGTGGACCTACCCCGAACGCGGCGCCGGCGTCACCTACAAGAAAGGCTAG
- a CDS encoding DUF420 domain-containing protein, with translation METPVVRGPVRDRPLAVTIALSLVGYVAVLGVFLSPSFAALFPRLSQPQVEFLTHAIAAVNALTILTLSLGWYWIRAGEMKKHAAAMTTSFVLILIFLGMYLPRVAGGGTKYFEGPDPAFYAYLVMLGIHIVLSILAVPVVIYAIVLGLTHTERELRTETPHRRIGRIAAGSWLLSLILGVVAYLLLNHVYDSTYEAAQAAAIVLL, from the coding sequence ATGGAGACGCCAGTCGTTCGCGGCCCGGTTCGGGACCGTCCGCTCGCAGTCACGATCGCCCTCTCGCTCGTCGGTTACGTCGCGGTGCTCGGGGTGTTTCTCTCGCCGTCGTTCGCGGCACTGTTCCCCCGGCTATCACAGCCCCAGGTCGAGTTTCTCACCCACGCGATCGCCGCCGTGAACGCTCTTACGATCCTCACGCTTTCGCTTGGCTGGTACTGGATCCGCGCCGGCGAGATGAAAAAACACGCCGCGGCGATGACGACCTCGTTCGTGTTGATCCTGATCTTCCTCGGGATGTATCTCCCGCGGGTCGCCGGCGGCGGGACGAAGTACTTCGAAGGCCCCGACCCCGCCTTCTACGCGTATCTGGTGATGCTCGGGATCCACATCGTGCTGTCGATTCTCGCGGTGCCGGTGGTAATCTATGCGATCGTTCTCGGCCTCACGCACACCGAACGGGAGCTCCGGACCGAGACGCCTCACCGTCGGATCGGACGGATCGCAGCCGGTTCGTGGCTACTGTCGCTGATTCTCGGGGTCGTGGCGTATCTCCTTTTGAATCACGTGTACGACTCTACGTACGAGGCAGCACAGGCGGCTGCCATCGTCCTGTTGTAG
- a CDS encoding FAD-dependent oxidoreductase translates to MSDRAEPIENPNYDDAFDVIVVGAGLAGCAAATKLAQEDLDVLMIERGRFPGAKNVFGGVMYTPTVREMVDLSDAPLERYVAERRFSMLSERDETAVSLRPGQWHEPPHNDSYTVLRGEFDRWFAEQAVEEGATLVTQTTVTDLIKENGQVVGVETDRPDGRIKAPYVVLAEGGNSLVSEAGDLRSVERAENVAVGVKEVLEFPEGENVIEDRFRLYDDAGVSYHYFGEGAVGDAFGGGFIYTNDDTVSVGLAYRLSDARGAQPKPEQTLNAFKSHPAVAPLLRNARTVEYTAKTIPEGGPEAVPDLVHDGAVLVGDTAGLVLNNGVHLEGTNMAVESGYLAAKAIASAAARDRTDAAALRSYPEELEESFVMQNLERYDWMIERVKEDKELLFETLPQAVADASTEYFRMDREPKEAHAEEAKDRILEAVGGWTGAAKLAYRYNKMIR, encoded by the coding sequence ATGAGCGACAGGGCCGAACCGATCGAGAACCCGAACTACGACGACGCGTTCGACGTGATCGTCGTCGGCGCCGGGCTGGCCGGCTGTGCGGCGGCGACGAAGCTCGCACAGGAAGACCTGGACGTGCTGATGATCGAGCGCGGTCGGTTCCCGGGCGCGAAGAACGTCTTCGGGGGCGTGATGTACACGCCGACCGTGCGCGAGATGGTCGACCTCTCGGATGCGCCCCTGGAGCGCTACGTCGCAGAGCGGCGGTTCAGTATGCTCTCCGAGCGCGACGAAACTGCCGTCTCTCTGCGCCCCGGTCAGTGGCACGAGCCGCCACACAACGACTCCTACACCGTGCTTCGCGGGGAGTTCGACCGCTGGTTCGCCGAGCAGGCCGTCGAAGAAGGGGCCACGCTCGTCACCCAGACCACCGTCACGGATCTCATCAAAGAGAACGGACAGGTCGTCGGCGTCGAGACGGACCGCCCGGACGGGCGGATCAAAGCGCCGTACGTCGTGCTCGCGGAGGGGGGCAACTCCCTGGTGAGCGAGGCGGGCGACCTCCGATCGGTCGAACGCGCAGAGAACGTGGCGGTCGGCGTCAAGGAAGTGCTGGAGTTCCCCGAGGGCGAGAACGTCATCGAGGACCGCTTCCGGCTGTACGACGACGCCGGTGTCTCCTACCACTACTTCGGTGAGGGCGCCGTCGGCGACGCGTTCGGCGGCGGCTTCATCTACACCAACGACGACACCGTAAGCGTCGGGCTCGCCTACCGCCTCTCGGACGCCCGTGGCGCCCAGCCCAAACCCGAGCAGACGCTGAACGCGTTCAAGTCCCACCCGGCGGTCGCACCACTGCTCCGGAACGCCCGCACTGTCGAGTACACCGCCAAAACGATCCCCGAGGGCGGCCCCGAGGCCGTCCCGGACCTTGTCCACGACGGGGCGGTGCTGGTGGGCGACACGGCCGGACTGGTGTTGAACAACGGCGTCCACCTCGAAGGAACGAACATGGCCGTCGAGAGCGGCTATCTGGCGGCGAAGGCGATCGCGAGCGCGGCCGCCCGCGACCGCACGGACGCCGCCGCCCTGCGGTCGTACCCCGAAGAGCTCGAGGAGTCGTTCGTGATGCAGAACCTCGAGCGGTACGACTGGATGATCGAGCGCGTGAAAGAGGACAAGGAGCTGCTGTTCGAGACACTCCCGCAGGCGGTCGCCGACGCGAGTACCGAATACTTCCGGATGGACCGCGAGCCGAAGGAAGCACACGCCGAAGAGGCGAAAGACCGCATCCTCGAGGCCGTCGGCGGCTGGACGGGTGCAGCGAAACTGGCGTACAGATACAACAAAATGATACGGTGA
- a CDS encoding DMT family transporter: MTSPFRNAILFVVLAAVWGSAFTAIKAGLEFFPPVLFAAFRYDLAGLLMLGYAVYATDRWRPRSRDEWLLVGTGGAFLIAAYHAFLFVGQQGTTSAAAAVIVSLSPILTTGFARALLPDERLAILGVVGLLVGFVGVVILSNPDPNNLLDARTVSMLLIFLAAASFALGSVLTRRFDTGLPIETMEAWSMLVGALLMHGVSVALAESVADVEWTLEALVALLYLVVVASAAGFLIYFDLLERLGPIEINLVSYAAPVAAAVTGLVFLGEVPTIHTWVGFLFILTGFLLVKRDAIRAELVRL; the protein is encoded by the coding sequence GTGACGTCGCCGTTCCGGAACGCGATCCTGTTCGTCGTGCTCGCCGCCGTCTGGGGGAGCGCGTTCACCGCGATCAAGGCCGGACTGGAGTTTTTTCCCCCGGTCCTGTTTGCGGCGTTCAGGTACGATCTGGCCGGCCTGTTGATGCTCGGTTACGCAGTGTACGCCACCGATCGGTGGCGACCCCGGAGTCGCGACGAGTGGTTGCTCGTCGGGACCGGCGGGGCGTTCCTGATCGCCGCCTACCACGCGTTCCTGTTCGTCGGCCAGCAAGGGACCACGAGCGCCGCCGCGGCAGTGATCGTCAGCCTCTCGCCGATTCTGACGACGGGGTTTGCGCGTGCGCTGCTGCCGGACGAACGGCTCGCCATCCTGGGAGTCGTCGGCCTCCTGGTCGGATTTGTGGGTGTGGTAATCTTGAGCAACCCCGATCCGAACAACCTGCTGGACGCCCGGACCGTGTCGATGCTTTTGATCTTCCTTGCGGCGGCGTCGTTCGCGCTCGGCAGCGTGCTGACCCGGCGGTTCGACACCGGACTCCCGATCGAGACGATGGAGGCGTGGTCGATGCTGGTGGGCGCACTCCTGATGCACGGGGTAAGCGTCGCACTCGCGGAATCTGTGGCGGACGTCGAGTGGACGCTCGAGGCGCTCGTAGCGCTGCTGTATCTCGTCGTCGTCGCAAGCGCAGCCGGCTTCCTGATCTACTTCGACCTCCTCGAACGGCTCGGCCCGATCGAGATCAACCTCGTTTCGTATGCCGCCCCGGTCGCCGCCGCGGTCACCGGGCTGGTGTTCCTCGGAGAGGTGCCGACGATCCACACCTGGGTCGGCTTCCTGTTCATCCTGACGGGCTTTCTGCTCGTAAAGCGGGACGCGATCCGTGCGGAACTCGTTCGGCTGTAA
- a CDS encoding electron transfer flavoprotein subunit alpha/FixB family protein encodes MSDEAEQELTEEEQRVADAEDVWVFIEEHAGDVMNVSWELLAEGRKLADKIDQKLVAVVIGEDVDDVAEEAIQRGADLALVADDPVFEPYRADPYGTQFRHMVEEKNPSIVLIGGTHTGRDFAGRVAVPTWAGLTADVTVLDVEEDGLLLAKRPAFGGNVLATIVCEDHRPQMATVRAGVFEAAEPDPDRDGEIEHVEVVVGEDDTISEVLEREIGDTADITDADRIVAVGGGIEGDVGPAVELAEALDAELAASRKAVDEGWVEASRQVGQTGKTVRPELYVALGISGAIQHLEGMKDSGVVVAINDDPNAAIFEHADYGIVGDIFEIVPELVEAIESGAELTEVAQ; translated from the coding sequence ATGAGCGACGAAGCCGAGCAGGAACTGACCGAGGAAGAACAGCGGGTCGCCGATGCCGAGGACGTGTGGGTCTTCATCGAGGAGCACGCTGGCGACGTGATGAACGTCTCCTGGGAGTTGCTCGCGGAGGGACGCAAACTCGCCGACAAGATCGATCAGAAGCTGGTTGCAGTGGTGATCGGTGAAGACGTCGACGACGTCGCCGAGGAGGCGATCCAGCGAGGGGCGGATCTGGCACTCGTCGCCGACGATCCCGTCTTCGAGCCGTATCGGGCGGACCCGTACGGCACCCAGTTCCGGCACATGGTTGAGGAGAAAAACCCCTCGATCGTGCTGATCGGCGGCACCCACACCGGTCGCGACTTCGCCGGTCGGGTCGCCGTACCGACGTGGGCCGGCCTCACCGCCGACGTCACGGTTCTCGACGTCGAAGAGGACGGCCTGCTGCTCGCGAAGCGTCCGGCCTTCGGCGGCAACGTGCTCGCGACGATCGTCTGTGAGGACCACCGCCCGCAGATGGCGACGGTGCGTGCCGGCGTCTTCGAGGCTGCCGAGCCCGATCCCGACCGCGACGGCGAGATCGAACACGTCGAGGTCGTCGTGGGAGAAGACGACACCATCTCGGAAGTGCTCGAACGCGAGATCGGAGACACCGCCGACATCACCGACGCCGACCGCATCGTCGCCGTCGGCGGCGGAATCGAGGGCGACGTCGGACCCGCCGTCGAACTCGCGGAGGCGCTGGACGCCGAACTCGCCGCGAGCCGCAAGGCCGTCGACGAGGGATGGGTCGAAGCGTCCCGGCAGGTCGGTCAGACCGGCAAGACCGTCCGTCCGGAGCTGTACGTCGCCCTCGGCATTTCGGGGGCGATCCAGCACCTCGAAGGGATGAAAGACAGTGGCGTCGTGGTCGCGATCAACGACGACCCGAACGCAGCGATCTTCGAGCACGCCGACTACGGCATCGTCGGCGACATCTTCGAGATCGTGCCGGAGCTGGTCGAAGCGATCGAATCCGGAGCGGAACTCACGGAGGTGGCCCAATGA